A single genomic interval of Antarcticibacterium arcticum harbors:
- a CDS encoding VOC family protein, with amino-acid sequence MDNTAQKILPFLWFDTNAKEAVDFYTTVFKNAKINSITRFPGAGKEIHKQETDSIMTVDFSIENYRMVALNGGPDFKFNSSISFFLLYEDEKKLEEVWGRLLEGGSEMMPLDTYDWSPKYGWLQDRFGVNWQVMLEKERSSPETVVPMIFFTGKNQGKAAEAIAFYTSVFHNSYIQGMLTYGKENPFANGHIMHAQFSLEDQTFMAMDSGMENDFPFSEAISFMVNCKDQKEIDYYWNELTAGGDPAAQQCGWLKDKFGVSWQVAPAGMNEILNDPDKDKANRIMDAVLQIRKFDLEKLNKAAGKS; translated from the coding sequence ATGGATAATACGGCACAAAAAATCCTTCCTTTTTTATGGTTTGATACCAATGCAAAGGAGGCGGTAGATTTTTATACCACGGTATTTAAGAATGCAAAAATAAATTCAATTACCAGGTTTCCGGGGGCAGGTAAAGAGATCCATAAACAAGAAACGGACTCTATTATGACTGTTGATTTTTCCATAGAAAATTACAGAATGGTAGCTTTAAACGGTGGGCCCGATTTCAAGTTTAATTCTTCTATTTCTTTTTTCCTGTTGTATGAAGATGAAAAAAAATTGGAAGAAGTGTGGGGAAGGCTTTTAGAAGGTGGCAGTGAAATGATGCCACTTGATACTTATGACTGGAGCCCGAAATACGGCTGGTTACAGGATCGTTTTGGGGTTAACTGGCAGGTGATGCTCGAAAAAGAACGCAGCTCCCCGGAAACGGTGGTACCAATGATATTTTTTACCGGGAAGAATCAGGGAAAGGCAGCAGAGGCAATTGCTTTTTATACTTCAGTCTTTCATAATTCCTATATACAGGGAATGCTTACTTATGGCAAGGAAAACCCTTTTGCAAATGGCCATATAATGCATGCCCAGTTTAGCCTGGAAGATCAGACTTTTATGGCAATGGATAGCGGGATGGAGAATGATTTTCCTTTTAGCGAGGCAATCTCATTTATGGTGAACTGTAAAGATCAAAAAGAAATAGATTATTACTGGAATGAGTTAACAGCAGGAGGTGACCCAGCTGCTCAACAATGCGGTTGGCTTAAAGATAAATTTGGTGTTTCCTGGCAGGTTGCTCCCGCAGGAATGAATGAAATTTTAAATGATCCCGATAAAGATAAGGCAAACCGCATAATGGATGCTGTCCTTCAAATAAGGAAGTTTGATCTGGAAAAATTAAACAAGGCTGCAGGCAAAAGTTAA
- a CDS encoding FAD-binding and (Fe-S)-binding domain-containing protein, whose product MQSDLKKLAEVLEGELVDDNLYKSIYATDASVYRELPLAVCFPRSINDLKELIKFATSKGIGLIPRTAGTSLAGQCVGSGIVVDTSRYFNKILKIDKDKRIAIVQPGVIRDDLNRRLLEHGLFFGPNTSTSNRCMIGGMVGNNSSGTTSIKYGTTRDKVLSLKTVLSDGYEAEFTSLSAKEFHDKITLGGAEGKIYAELFRLLSPAEVQDEIWDKFPNKEIHRRNTGYAIDELIKSEVFTGDGEIFNLCRLLSGSEGTLAFTTEITLELDVLPPPHSAMIAAHFNTIEDCMLAVVPAMESPLYTCEMMDKVILDCTKQNLKYKGNRFFIEGDPKAILMLELRSHSTEILHDEVHQLLNRLEKSNLSYSLPVLMDEQIDLALELRKAGLGLLGNMIGDRKAVACIEDTAVALPDLANYILEFSQIMKDHGQDAVYYAHAGAGELHLRPILNLKKTEDVALFRRITEDVASLVKKYNGSMSGEHGDGRLRAEFIEQMIGAKNYELLKEVKKVFDPNNIFNPGKIINAPPMDSFLRYVPNRKEPEVHTLMNFNDSEGILRLAEKCNGSGDCRKSVEAGGTMCPSYRATKNEKDTTRARANALREFLTNSEKPNRFDHEELKEVFDLCISCKGCKSECPSNVDVAALKAEFQYQYQKTNGRSLRNRAFVNNGRMNKMGSGMPGIANFFFKNSITSSLAKKVMGVAPQRELPKLSKTSLSVYYKKNRERLKVKSPIATVYLFNDEFTNYLDAEIGMDTLELLSTLNYQVEILENAESGRSHISKGFLEEAKELANKNVRLFSDKISATTPLLGIEPSAILSFRDEYLRLANDPEAAENLSKNSMLVEEFLKKEISAGNIKESSFTSAEKILKIHTHCHQKALSNSAVTFDILNFPVNYKPTIISSGCCGMAGSFGYEAEHYDISMNIGEQSLFPAVRKAAPEIIIAANGTSCRHQIYDGTQRTAKHPVSILREALV is encoded by the coding sequence ATGCAATCAGATCTTAAAAAATTGGCAGAAGTCCTTGAGGGCGAACTTGTTGATGACAACCTTTATAAAAGTATTTATGCAACAGATGCTTCCGTTTACAGGGAGCTACCTTTAGCTGTGTGTTTCCCCAGATCTATAAACGACCTGAAGGAACTTATTAAGTTTGCGACCTCCAAGGGGATTGGCCTTATTCCCAGGACCGCCGGCACCTCGCTTGCGGGGCAATGTGTTGGCAGCGGGATTGTTGTAGACACCTCAAGATATTTCAATAAGATCCTTAAAATAGATAAAGATAAAAGGATCGCAATTGTTCAACCCGGCGTAATAAGGGATGATTTAAACCGGAGACTCCTGGAACATGGTCTTTTCTTCGGGCCAAACACCTCTACATCGAACAGATGCATGATTGGGGGTATGGTTGGGAATAATTCCAGCGGTACCACTTCCATAAAATATGGAACAACCCGTGACAAGGTACTTAGCTTAAAAACCGTATTGAGCGATGGGTACGAAGCTGAATTTACCTCTCTATCTGCCAAAGAATTCCATGATAAAATAACCCTGGGGGGTGCTGAAGGAAAAATATATGCTGAATTATTCCGGCTTTTATCACCTGCTGAAGTGCAAGATGAAATTTGGGATAAATTCCCAAATAAAGAAATTCACCGTCGCAATACCGGTTATGCAATTGATGAATTAATAAAATCGGAAGTTTTCACAGGTGATGGAGAAATTTTTAATTTATGCCGGTTATTATCCGGCAGTGAGGGAACTTTAGCCTTTACCACGGAGATCACGCTGGAACTGGACGTTCTTCCTCCCCCGCATTCGGCCATGATAGCGGCACATTTCAATACGATCGAAGATTGTATGCTGGCAGTGGTTCCTGCCATGGAAAGCCCATTGTACACCTGTGAGATGATGGATAAAGTGATCCTGGATTGTACCAAACAAAACCTCAAGTATAAGGGAAACCGCTTCTTTATAGAAGGAGATCCCAAGGCCATTTTAATGCTGGAATTAAGGTCCCATTCAACAGAGATCCTGCATGACGAGGTGCATCAACTATTAAACAGGCTTGAAAAAAGCAATTTAAGCTATTCCCTTCCTGTATTGATGGACGAACAAATAGACCTTGCCCTGGAGCTTAGAAAAGCCGGATTAGGACTTTTAGGCAATATGATAGGGGATAGGAAGGCTGTTGCCTGTATTGAAGATACGGCAGTAGCCCTCCCGGACCTGGCAAATTATATCCTGGAATTCTCGCAAATTATGAAGGACCACGGCCAGGATGCTGTCTATTATGCACACGCCGGGGCCGGAGAGCTGCATTTAAGACCCATTCTTAATTTAAAGAAGACTGAAGATGTGGCTTTGTTCCGCCGTATCACAGAGGACGTTGCCAGCCTGGTAAAAAAGTATAACGGCTCCATGAGTGGGGAACACGGAGACGGAAGATTACGGGCAGAGTTCATTGAGCAAATGATTGGGGCCAAAAACTATGAACTTTTAAAAGAAGTAAAGAAAGTCTTCGACCCAAATAATATATTCAACCCGGGAAAGATCATAAATGCACCGCCCATGGATTCCTTCCTTAGGTACGTTCCGAACCGGAAAGAGCCTGAAGTCCACACCCTAATGAATTTTAATGATTCTGAAGGGATCCTGCGACTTGCCGAAAAATGTAACGGGAGCGGTGATTGCAGAAAATCTGTAGAAGCGGGGGGTACGATGTGTCCCAGTTACCGGGCAACAAAAAATGAAAAAGATACAACCCGTGCAAGGGCAAATGCCCTGCGGGAATTTTTGACCAATTCAGAAAAACCAAACCGTTTTGACCATGAAGAGCTAAAGGAGGTTTTTGACCTGTGCATAAGTTGTAAAGGTTGCAAGAGCGAATGTCCCTCCAATGTAGATGTGGCAGCTTTAAAAGCCGAATTTCAATACCAGTATCAAAAAACAAACGGCAGATCTTTAAGGAACCGGGCTTTTGTCAATAATGGAAGAATGAATAAAATGGGCTCCGGGATGCCCGGGATAGCCAATTTTTTCTTTAAGAACAGTATTACTTCCTCCCTGGCAAAAAAAGTAATGGGAGTTGCCCCTCAAAGGGAATTACCAAAGTTATCTAAAACCTCCCTATCAGTTTATTATAAGAAAAACCGCGAAAGGCTTAAAGTAAAATCTCCTATTGCCACAGTTTATTTGTTCAATGATGAGTTTACCAATTACCTGGATGCAGAAATTGGAATGGACACCCTGGAGCTACTTTCCACACTAAATTACCAGGTAGAGATCCTTGAGAATGCTGAAAGCGGCAGAAGCCATATTTCCAAAGGTTTTCTCGAAGAAGCAAAGGAACTTGCAAATAAGAACGTTCGGCTATTCAGCGATAAGATCTCGGCCACCACTCCCTTGCTGGGAATTGAACCTTCAGCCATATTAAGTTTTAGGGATGAGTATTTACGACTTGCCAATGACCCTGAAGCGGCTGAAAATCTTTCAAAAAATTCTATGTTGGTAGAGGAGTTTTTAAAAAAGGAAATTTCAGCAGGAAATATTAAAGAGAGTTCCTTTACTTCAGCAGAAAAGATCCTTAAAATACATACCCACTGCCACCAGAAAGCCCTGTCAAATTCTGCTGTAACATTTGATATTCTTAATTTCCCGGTAAATTACAAACCTACTATTATATCTTCCGGATGTTGCGGGATGGCAGGTTCCTTTGGATATGAGGCAGAGCATTATGACATTAGTATGAATATTGGAGAGCAAAGCCTTTTTCCCGCTGTGCGAAAAGCTGCGCCGGAAATTATTATTGCTGCAAATGGCACCAGCTGCAGGCACCAGATTTATGACGGTACCCAAAGGACCGCTAAACATCCTGTAAGCATTTTAAGAGAGGCCCTGGTATAA